In Bacillus sp. Cs-700, one genomic interval encodes:
- a CDS encoding YqzK family protein, translated as MKQGLLVVLDTMKVFLLFTGCTLLFYFGILWVNQEYQNYHRYDVPQGKAVKVVQMESDTQLTFLERLNLFYQTGE; from the coding sequence TTGAAACAGGGTCTATTGGTTGTTTTAGATACAATGAAAGTTTTCTTGCTTTTTACTGGATGTACTTTACTATTTTACTTTGGCATTCTCTGGGTAAATCAAGAATACCAGAATTACCATCGCTATGATGTGCCACAAGGAAAAGCGGTGAAAGTCGTTCAAATGGAATCGGATACTCAGCTCACTTTCCTTGAAAGGCTCAATTTGTTTTACCAGACAGGTGAATAA
- a CDS encoding Fur family transcriptional regulator: MESRIDRIKKHLHSQSYKLTPQREATVRVLLENEEDHLSAEDVYLLVKEKSPEIGLATVYRTLELLAELKIVDKINFGDGVSRFDLRQEGAAHFHHHLVCIECGAVDEIQEDLLGDVEKVVENDWNFKIKDHRLTFHGICYRCQKQEDKEQSEQAVNHS, encoded by the coding sequence ATGGAAAGCAGAATCGATCGAATTAAGAAACATCTTCATTCTCAAAGCTATAAGCTAACACCTCAACGGGAAGCAACCGTACGGGTCCTTCTTGAGAACGAAGAAGACCATTTAAGTGCTGAAGATGTGTATTTACTCGTTAAAGAGAAATCTCCTGAAATTGGCCTAGCAACGGTTTATCGCACGCTTGAGCTATTAGCTGAATTGAAAATCGTTGATAAAATCAATTTTGGCGATGGTGTGTCAAGGTTTGATCTAAGACAAGAGGGTGCTGCCCATTTTCATCATCATCTGGTTTGTATTGAGTGTGGTGCAGTAGACGAAATTCAGGAAGACTTGCTTGGAGATGTAGAAAAAGTAGTTGAAAACGATTGGAACTTTAAAATCAAAGATCATCGTTTAACGTTTCATGGAATCTGTTATCGCTGTCAAAAGCAGGAAGATAAAGAACAGTCAGAACAAGCTGTTAATCATAGTTAA
- the spoIIM gene encoding stage II sporulation protein M has translation MNRSRRLKQMISAHLSDQLSLYTFIAVLFLMGIVFGAVIVNSLSFTQKEDLAVYLSRFFGQVSEGQFASSSEMFQQSLTHYAKYIGLMWLLGLTIIGLPIVLVMLFLKGIVVGFTVGFLVNQMSWKGFLLAFVSVFPQNILAVPVMIVVATASLTFSLRLMKQLVMKRRTEPIFPPFMKFSALILCALVILCVAAWFEAYLSPGLIKAVVDIK, from the coding sequence ATGAATCGTAGTAGACGTCTAAAGCAAATGATATCCGCTCATCTATCAGATCAGTTATCTCTCTACACATTTATTGCGGTTTTGTTTCTGATGGGAATTGTGTTTGGAGCTGTTATCGTAAATAGTTTAAGTTTCACTCAAAAAGAAGATCTTGCGGTTTATTTAAGTCGTTTTTTTGGACAGGTATCCGAAGGCCAATTTGCATCATCTTCTGAAATGTTTCAGCAAAGTTTAACACACTATGCGAAGTATATCGGTTTGATGTGGCTTCTTGGTCTTACAATTATCGGTCTTCCTATTGTATTAGTGATGCTTTTTCTAAAAGGAATTGTTGTAGGGTTTACTGTAGGATTTCTAGTTAATCAAATGAGTTGGAAAGGTTTTTTGTTGGCTTTCGTTTCTGTATTTCCACAAAACATCTTAGCCGTTCCGGTAATGATTGTGGTAGCTACAGCTTCTTTAACATTTTCACTTAGGCTAATGAAACAATTAGTTATGAAAAGAAGGACAGAACCAATCTTCCCTCCATTCATGAAGTTTTCGGCTCTTATTTTGTGTGCTTTGGTGATTTTATGTGTTGCAGCGTGGTTTGAAGCCTATTTATCACCTGGATTAATAAAAGCAGTTGTAGATATAAAATAA